In Agromyces archimandritae, one genomic interval encodes:
- a CDS encoding proline racemase family protein, which produces MRSTRVISAVDSHTEGMPTRVVTGGVGVIPGATMNEKRLHFMAHLDELRLFLMNEPRGHAAMSGAILQPPTRPDCDWGVVYIEVSGCLPMCGHGTIGVATVLVETGMVAVAEPVTEIRLDTPAGLVVARVDVRDGRAESVTIENVPSYADALDRTIQVPGYGTVPYSMAFGGNFYAMVDLDDVGLPFDRTRQQDILQAGLAIMREINEHAAPRHPLIDGLDHCHHVEFIAPGSDARHSRHAMAIHPGWFDRSPCGTGTSARMAELHARGELPLDTDFVNESFIGSRFIGRLVAETEVDGRPAVVPTITGRAWVTGMGQYLLDPSDPFPTGFRF; this is translated from the coding sequence ATGCGATCGACACGCGTGATCTCGGCCGTCGACTCGCACACCGAGGGGATGCCGACGCGTGTCGTCACGGGCGGCGTCGGCGTCATCCCCGGGGCCACCATGAACGAGAAGCGCCTGCACTTCATGGCGCACCTCGACGAGCTGAGGCTCTTCCTCATGAACGAGCCGCGCGGGCACGCCGCGATGAGCGGCGCGATCCTGCAACCGCCGACCCGGCCCGACTGCGACTGGGGCGTCGTCTACATCGAGGTCTCCGGCTGCCTGCCGATGTGCGGGCACGGCACCATCGGCGTCGCGACCGTGCTCGTGGAGACCGGCATGGTCGCCGTCGCCGAACCCGTCACCGAGATCCGCCTCGACACCCCGGCCGGGCTCGTCGTCGCCCGGGTCGACGTCCGCGACGGGCGCGCCGAGTCGGTGACGATCGAGAACGTGCCGAGCTACGCCGACGCGCTCGACCGCACGATCCAGGTGCCCGGCTACGGCACCGTGCCGTACTCGATGGCCTTCGGCGGCAACTTCTACGCCATGGTCGACCTCGACGACGTCGGCCTGCCGTTCGACCGGACCCGCCAGCAGGACATCCTCCAGGCGGGCCTCGCGATCATGCGCGAGATCAACGAGCACGCCGCGCCGCGGCATCCGCTCATCGACGGGCTCGACCACTGCCATCACGTCGAGTTCATCGCCCCCGGCTCCGATGCGCGGCACTCGCGGCATGCCATGGCCATCCACCCCGGATGGTTCGACCGCTCGCCCTGCGGAACGGGGACCTCGGCGAGGATGGCCGAACTCCACGCACGGGGCGAACTGCCCCTCGACACCGATTTCGTGAACGAATCGTTCATCGGCAGCCGCTTCATCGGCCGGCTCGTCGCCGAAACCGAGGTCGACGGCCGCCCCGCGGTCGTGCCGACCATCACCGGCCGGGCATGGGTGACCGGCATGGGGCAGTACCTGCTCGACCCGTCCGACCCGTTCCCCACCGGGTTCCGGTTCTGA
- a CDS encoding dihydrodipicolinate synthase family protein, with protein MTSKTLDLGGVIVATTLAFREDDSAPAGLAVDYDRFAAHCDFLIGNGCRGVGPNGSLGEYSSLTDDERRRVVQTAVQTVAGRGLVVAGVHGVGWHQAVQWAEYAKEDGADAVLALPPTIYRANRSEVVEHYTRLNEVGLPIMMYNNPFDTKVDLTPELIAELAQLENVVAVKEFSGDVRRVLEITERCDIDVIAGADDLLFESLVVGATGWFAGYPNAFPKEAVEIYTLAASGRIEEARELYRHLVPVFRWDSKTEFVQAIKLSIDIAGGSYGGRTRPPRGPLAPEQEAVVRRDTQAALDYLASR; from the coding sequence ATGACCAGCAAGACCCTCGACCTCGGCGGCGTCATCGTCGCGACGACCCTCGCGTTCCGCGAGGACGACTCGGCGCCCGCCGGCCTCGCCGTCGACTACGACCGCTTCGCCGCGCACTGCGACTTCCTCATCGGGAACGGATGCCGCGGCGTCGGCCCGAACGGCTCGCTCGGCGAGTACTCGAGCCTCACCGACGACGAGCGCCGCCGCGTCGTGCAGACCGCCGTGCAGACCGTCGCCGGCCGCGGCCTCGTCGTCGCCGGCGTGCACGGCGTCGGCTGGCACCAGGCGGTGCAGTGGGCCGAATACGCGAAGGAGGACGGCGCGGACGCCGTGCTCGCGCTGCCGCCGACGATCTACCGCGCCAACCGCAGCGAGGTCGTCGAGCACTACACGCGCCTGAACGAGGTCGGCCTGCCGATCATGATGTACAACAACCCCTTCGACACGAAGGTCGACCTCACGCCCGAGCTCATCGCCGAACTCGCCCAGCTCGAGAACGTCGTGGCCGTCAAGGAGTTCTCGGGCGATGTGCGCCGCGTGCTCGAGATCACGGAACGCTGCGACATCGACGTCATCGCCGGCGCCGACGACCTGCTCTTCGAATCCCTCGTCGTCGGGGCGACGGGCTGGTTCGCCGGCTACCCCAACGCGTTCCCGAAGGAGGCCGTCGAGATCTACACCCTCGCCGCCTCAGGGCGCATCGAAGAGGCCCGCGAACTGTACCGGCACCTCGTGCCCGTGTTCCGCTGGGACTCGAAGACCGAGTTCGTGCAGGCCATCAAGCTCTCCATCGACATCGCCGGCGGCAGCTACGGCGGCCGCACCCGCCCGCCGCGCGGCCCGCTCGCCCCCGAGCAGGAGGCCGTCGTCCGCCGCGACACGCAGGCCGCCCTCGACTACCTGGCGAGCCGGTAG
- a CDS encoding (2Fe-2S)-binding protein, with protein MTARMIPAAADPARPAATRPIAITVDGETVAGVAGQTIGGILLAAGRGSWRTTSAGGRPRGVFCGIGVCFDCIVTVNGLRDVRACRRRAAEGDVVQTQHDALPGAVS; from the coding sequence ATGACCGCACGCATGATCCCGGCCGCTGCCGATCCCGCCCGCCCCGCGGCGACCCGGCCCATCGCGATCACGGTCGACGGCGAGACCGTCGCCGGCGTCGCCGGGCAGACCATCGGCGGCATCCTCCTCGCCGCCGGTCGCGGCAGCTGGCGCACGACCTCGGCCGGCGGCCGCCCGCGCGGCGTGTTCTGCGGCATCGGCGTGTGCTTCGACTGCATCGTCACCGTCAACGGCCTCCGCGATGTGCGCGCCTGCCGGCGTCGGGCCGCCGAGGGCGACGTCGTCCAAACCCAGCACGACGCCTTGCCGGGTGCGGTCTCATGA
- a CDS encoding NAD(P)/FAD-dependent oxidoreductase, which produces MTPDVLVVGAGIVGAACARALAASGARVTVVDRAAPASGTSAKGEGNLLVSDKGPGPELELARFAAGLWPAAVAELADELGDGFPSLEYERKGGLVVSTTDAGAAPLLDFAATQRAAGVDARAIDPAGARELEPWLTPGVTAAVHYPEDAQVQPVIAAEALLASARRHGAEVRAGVDAAGALLGADGRLAGIRTAAGERLEAGAVVLAAGPWSGAVSAAFGAPVPVRPRRGMVLVTSRMPHRVFRKVYDGDYFDATQSGDAALQTSAVVESTAAGTVLLGSSRQQIGFDDRMRPAVLAAIAARAIRLFPFLAEAQIMRAYGGFRPFVPDHLPIIGEDPRLPGLWHASGHEGAGIGLSLATAEIVAAGILGLPEPLEAAAFRPGRAGLLAADARSDAEADAARAAASGGAGAATSGGAGAATSGGAGAATSGGAGAAAAAPGRTEAP; this is translated from the coding sequence GTGACCCCCGACGTCCTCGTCGTCGGCGCCGGCATCGTCGGCGCGGCCTGTGCACGCGCCCTCGCGGCATCCGGTGCGCGCGTCACGGTCGTCGATCGTGCCGCGCCGGCCTCGGGCACGAGCGCGAAGGGCGAGGGCAATCTGCTCGTCTCCGACAAAGGCCCGGGGCCCGAACTCGAGCTCGCGAGGTTCGCCGCCGGGCTGTGGCCGGCGGCCGTCGCCGAGCTCGCCGATGAGCTGGGCGACGGGTTCCCCTCGCTCGAGTACGAGCGGAAGGGCGGGCTCGTCGTCTCGACGACGGATGCCGGTGCCGCTCCGCTCCTCGACTTCGCCGCGACGCAGCGCGCCGCCGGCGTCGACGCCCGTGCGATCGATCCGGCAGGCGCCCGCGAACTCGAACCTTGGCTGACGCCCGGCGTCACGGCCGCCGTCCACTATCCCGAGGACGCCCAGGTGCAGCCGGTGATCGCCGCCGAGGCCCTGCTCGCCTCGGCCAGGCGACACGGCGCAGAGGTGCGTGCGGGTGTGGATGCCGCGGGCGCGCTGCTCGGCGCCGACGGGCGACTCGCCGGCATCCGCACCGCCGCCGGCGAACGCCTCGAAGCCGGCGCCGTCGTGCTGGCCGCCGGGCCCTGGTCGGGGGCCGTGTCGGCGGCGTTCGGCGCGCCGGTGCCGGTGCGGCCGCGGCGAGGCATGGTGCTCGTGACGAGCCGCATGCCGCACCGGGTGTTCCGCAAGGTCTACGACGGCGACTATTTCGACGCGACCCAGTCGGGCGATGCGGCCCTGCAGACCTCGGCCGTCGTCGAGTCGACGGCTGCCGGCACGGTCCTGCTCGGCTCGAGCCGGCAGCAGATCGGCTTCGACGATCGGATGCGGCCGGCGGTGCTCGCGGCGATCGCGGCCCGCGCGATCCGGCTGTTCCCGTTCCTCGCCGAGGCGCAGATCATGCGCGCCTACGGAGGGTTCCGGCCGTTCGTGCCGGATCACCTGCCGATCATCGGCGAGGATCCGCGGCTGCCCGGGCTCTGGCATGCCTCGGGGCACGAGGGCGCCGGTATCGGGCTCTCGCTCGCGACCGCCGAGATCGTGGCGGCGGGCATCCTCGGGCTGCCGGAGCCGTTGGAGGCCGCCGCGTTCCGGCCCGGGCGGGCGGGGCTCCTCGCCGCGGATGCCAGGTCGGATGCGGAGGCGGATGCCGCGCGCGCCGCGGCATCCGGAGGAGCGGGCGCGGCGACCTCCGGAGGAGCGGGCGCGGCGACCTCCGGAGGAGCGGGCGCGGCGACCTCCGGAGGAGCGGGCGCGGCGGCCGCAGCCCCCGGCCGAACGGAGGCCCCATGA
- a CDS encoding GntR family transcriptional regulator has translation MAPSAIRPMEPQQSLRALVGEALSSEIISGELAPGTLLTVPTLAAQFDVSATPVREAMLDLEGRGFVEPVRNKGFRVTEVSDETLRDLVEVRQLLEPPAMEELARRFPHDELPAFETLAAAIVEGARSGDLRVYLEADVRFHLGLTRLLGNRLLVDTIADLRSRTRLVGLSAMLETKHLSESAAEHHVLLQHLADGDAAAAGELMRRHISHTLGWWSGRPEGEPASVPE, from the coding sequence ATGGCGCCCAGTGCGATCCGCCCGATGGAGCCGCAGCAGAGCCTGCGTGCACTGGTCGGCGAGGCGCTTTCCTCGGAGATCATCTCCGGTGAGCTCGCACCCGGAACCCTGCTCACCGTCCCGACGCTCGCGGCGCAGTTCGATGTGTCGGCGACGCCGGTTCGCGAGGCGATGCTGGATCTCGAGGGGCGCGGCTTCGTCGAGCCCGTGCGCAACAAGGGCTTCCGCGTCACCGAGGTGAGCGATGAGACGCTGCGCGACCTCGTCGAGGTGCGCCAGCTGCTGGAGCCGCCGGCGATGGAGGAGCTCGCCCGGCGCTTTCCGCACGATGAGTTGCCGGCGTTCGAGACGCTTGCGGCGGCCATCGTCGAGGGCGCGCGGAGCGGCGATCTGCGGGTGTACCTGGAGGCGGATGTGCGCTTCCATCTCGGGCTCACGCGTCTGCTCGGCAACCGTCTGCTCGTCGATACGATCGCCGATCTCAGGTCGCGCACGCGGCTCGTGGGGCTGTCGGCGATGCTCGAGACGAAGCATCTGAGCGAGTCGGCGGCCGAGCATCATGTGCTCCTGCAGCATCTCGCGGACGGGGATGCCGCGGCGGCGGGCGAGCTCATGCGCCGCCATATCTCGCACACTCTCGGGTGGTGGTCGGGGCGCCCGGAGGGCGAGCCCGCGTCCGTCCCGGAGTGA
- the radA gene encoding DNA repair protein RadA — protein sequence MARSTSPYRCTECGWTTVKWVGRCAECQQWGTVVEAAEQTGIVRSVQAAAVPASRAAQPISSIRAEDSAHRPSGVGEFDRVLGGGIVPGAAILLSGEPGVGKSTLLLEVAARAAASGRRVLYVSAEESVAQVRLRADRTGALHDGLYLAAETDLATILGQIDQVSPELLVVDSVQTVSSSASDGLPGQPSQVREVASTLIRVAKERQLPLLLVGHVTKDGTIAGPRLLEHLVDVVCQFEGDRQTALRFVRALKNRFGPTDEVGCFEMTGDGIAEVPDPSGLFLSSGRSEVSGTCVTVALEGRRALPVEVQALVVATKAPQPRRVVNGVDPSRVAMILAVLERRAGLSGLGERDVYVSTVGGVRLIEPGADLAIAVAIASAMRDAAVPHTLAAFGEISLAGEIRPVTAAKQRASEARRLGYTTLLDVEAGSVRAAVAHAMRAATSTRERELDAAF from the coding sequence ATGGCCCGAAGCACCTCCCCCTACCGCTGCACCGAGTGCGGCTGGACGACCGTCAAATGGGTCGGCCGCTGCGCCGAATGCCAGCAGTGGGGCACCGTCGTCGAGGCCGCCGAGCAGACCGGGATCGTGCGTTCCGTGCAGGCGGCTGCCGTGCCGGCCTCTCGGGCCGCGCAGCCGATCTCCTCGATCCGCGCCGAGGACTCCGCCCACCGGCCGAGCGGCGTCGGCGAGTTCGACCGCGTGCTCGGCGGCGGCATCGTGCCCGGCGCCGCGATCCTGCTCTCGGGCGAACCGGGCGTCGGCAAGTCGACGCTGCTGCTCGAGGTCGCCGCGCGCGCCGCGGCATCCGGTCGCCGCGTGCTCTACGTCAGCGCCGAGGAATCCGTCGCCCAGGTGCGCCTCCGCGCCGACCGCACCGGCGCCCTCCACGACGGGCTCTACCTCGCCGCCGAAACCGACCTCGCGACGATCCTCGGGCAGATCGACCAGGTCTCCCCCGAGCTGCTCGTCGTCGACTCGGTGCAGACCGTCTCGAGCTCCGCGAGCGACGGGCTGCCCGGCCAGCCGAGCCAGGTGCGCGAGGTCGCATCCACCCTCATCCGCGTCGCGAAGGAACGACAGCTGCCGCTGCTGCTCGTCGGGCACGTCACGAAGGACGGCACGATCGCCGGCCCCCGCCTGCTCGAGCACCTCGTGGACGTCGTCTGCCAGTTCGAAGGCGACCGGCAGACCGCGCTGCGCTTCGTGCGCGCGCTGAAGAACCGCTTCGGCCCGACCGACGAGGTCGGCTGCTTCGAGATGACCGGCGACGGCATCGCCGAAGTGCCCGACCCGTCCGGGCTCTTCCTGTCGAGCGGGCGCAGCGAGGTCAGCGGCACCTGCGTGACCGTCGCCCTCGAAGGCCGGCGCGCCCTGCCCGTCGAGGTGCAGGCCCTCGTCGTCGCGACGAAGGCGCCGCAACCGCGCCGCGTCGTCAACGGCGTCGACCCCTCGCGGGTCGCCATGATCCTCGCCGTCCTCGAGCGGCGCGCCGGGCTCTCCGGCCTCGGCGAACGCGACGTGTACGTCTCCACCGTGGGCGGCGTACGCCTCATCGAGCCGGGGGCGGATCTCGCGATCGCGGTCGCGATCGCCTCCGCCATGCGCGACGCCGCCGTGCCCCATACCCTCGCCGCCTTCGGCGAGATCAGCCTCGCCGGGGAGATCCGCCCGGTGACCGCCGCGAAACAACGCGCCTCGGAGGCGAGGCGGCTCGGCTACACGACCCTCCTCGACGTCGAGGCCGGCAGCGTGCGCGCCGCAGTCGCCCACGCGATGCGCGCGGCCACGAGCACCCGCGAACGCGAACTCGACGCCGCGTTCTGA
- a CDS encoding dehydrogenase: MAQRKKAPKGAPVEFRSQALAEALEKQDMAAVALALRNGNTVVPLVKPGPRDKPLDGGEVWTYRDPRTGDVALLLFSDAANKPENLPPAVGLQSPAWLRTFLKRHEQTITTVFLDIAGPHPMQAPPAELLRVLEA, encoded by the coding sequence ATGGCGCAGCGCAAGAAGGCCCCCAAGGGGGCGCCCGTCGAGTTCCGGTCGCAGGCGCTCGCCGAAGCGCTCGAGAAGCAGGACATGGCGGCCGTCGCCCTCGCGCTCCGCAACGGCAATACCGTCGTTCCGCTCGTGAAGCCCGGCCCGCGCGACAAGCCGCTCGACGGCGGCGAGGTCTGGACCTACCGCGATCCGCGCACCGGCGACGTCGCTCTGCTGCTGTTCAGCGACGCCGCGAACAAGCCCGAAAACCTGCCGCCCGCCGTCGGACTGCAGAGCCCGGCGTGGCTCCGCACGTTCCTGAAGCGCCACGAGCAGACGATCACGACCGTCTTCCTCGACATCGCCGGCCCCCACCCCATGCAGGCGCCGCCGGCGGAACTCCTCCGCGTGCTCGAGGCGTAG
- a CDS encoding amino-acid N-acetyltransferase, with protein MDEITVRRARTSDVPAIRAIVDPLVDRRILLGKEWVELYGAVQEFRVAEAGGALVGFGALHVIWEDLGEVRTLAVADAWLGRGVGHRLLTALEEDARELGLSRLFCLTFETGFFGRHGFADMGAETVDPEVYAEIVRSSDDGIAEFLDLARVKQNTLGNTRMIKQLG; from the coding sequence ATGGATGAGATCACCGTGCGCCGTGCGCGCACGAGCGACGTGCCCGCGATCAGAGCCATCGTCGATCCGCTCGTCGATCGACGCATCCTGCTCGGCAAGGAATGGGTCGAACTCTACGGCGCCGTCCAGGAGTTCCGGGTCGCCGAAGCCGGCGGAGCCCTCGTCGGCTTCGGCGCGCTGCACGTCATCTGGGAGGACCTCGGCGAAGTGCGCACCCTCGCCGTCGCCGACGCCTGGCTCGGCCGCGGCGTCGGCCACCGCCTGCTCACCGCGCTCGAAGAAGACGCCCGCGAACTCGGCCTCAGCCGGCTGTTCTGCCTGACCTTCGAGACCGGATTCTTCGGCCGGCACGGCTTCGCCGACATGGGCGCCGAAACCGTCGATCCCGAGGTCTATGCCGAGATCGTGCGCTCGAGCGACGACGGCATCGCCGAGTTCCTCGATCTCGCCCGGGTGAAGCAGAACACCCTCGGCAACACGCGGATGATCAAGCAGCTCGGCTGA
- a CDS encoding ATP-dependent Clp protease ATP-binding subunit: MFERFTDRARRVVVLAQEEAKMLNHNYIGTEHILLGLIHEGEGVAAKALESLNISLDAVREQVQDIIGQGQQQPTGHIPFTPRAKKVLELSLREALQLGHNYIGTEHILLGLIREGEGVAAQVLVKLGADLNRVRQQVIQLLSGFQGKEQVQVGANEQAAPQGGSQILDQFGRNLTQAARDSKLDPVIGREKEIERVMQILSRRSKNNPVLIGEPGVGKTAVVEGLAQAIVKGEVPETLKDKQLYSLDLGSLIAGSRYRGDFEERLKKVTKEIRTRGDIIVFIDEIHTLVGAGAAEGAIDAASILKPLLARGELQTIGATTIDEYRKHFEKDAALERRFQPIQVAEPSLPHAINILKGLRDRYEAHHKVSITDGAIVAAANLADRYVSDRFLPDKAIDLIDEAGARLRLSILSSPPELREFDEKIAVVRAAKETAIEDQDFEKAASLRDEEKNLLGERLRLEKKWKSGDIATTAVVDEGLIAEVLAQATGIPVFKLTEEESSRLVFMEKALHERVIGQEQAISALARTIRRTRAGLKDPKRPSGSFIFAGPTGVGKTELAKALAEFLFDDEAAMISLDMSEYGEKHTVSRLFGAPPGFVGFEEGGQLTEKVRRKPFSVVLFDEIEKAHPDIFNSLLQILEEGRLTDGQGRVVDFKNTVIIMTTNLGTKDIAGGPVGFTVEGDTQNAYESMRAKVNEELKKNFKPEFLNRVDEIIVFPQLSKPELLQIVDLFIKRLAERMLDRDMTIELTTAAKERLIEVGFDPTLGARPLRRAVQHEVEDRLSEKILHGELNSGDHVHVDFQNGEFVFTTTRRELPVAVGVNANAALGTGPATPDLAASGD; the protein is encoded by the coding sequence ATGTTCGAGAGATTCACCGACCGTGCCCGTCGGGTCGTCGTCCTGGCTCAAGAAGAAGCCAAGATGCTGAACCACAACTACATCGGCACCGAGCACATCCTGCTCGGCCTCATCCACGAAGGCGAGGGCGTCGCCGCGAAGGCCCTCGAGTCGCTGAACATCTCGCTCGACGCCGTGCGCGAGCAGGTGCAGGACATCATCGGCCAGGGCCAGCAGCAGCCCACCGGGCACATCCCCTTCACGCCCCGCGCGAAGAAGGTGCTCGAACTCTCGCTCCGCGAGGCGCTGCAGCTCGGCCACAACTACATCGGCACCGAGCACATCCTGCTCGGCCTCATCCGCGAGGGCGAAGGCGTCGCCGCGCAGGTGCTCGTCAAGCTCGGTGCGGATCTGAACCGCGTCCGCCAGCAGGTCATCCAGTTGCTCAGCGGCTTCCAGGGCAAGGAGCAGGTGCAGGTCGGCGCGAACGAGCAGGCGGCCCCGCAGGGCGGCTCCCAGATCCTCGACCAGTTCGGCCGCAACCTCACCCAGGCCGCGCGCGACTCCAAGCTCGACCCCGTCATCGGGCGCGAGAAGGAGATCGAGCGGGTCATGCAGATCCTCTCCCGCCGCTCGAAGAACAACCCCGTCCTCATCGGCGAGCCCGGCGTCGGCAAGACCGCTGTCGTCGAGGGCCTCGCCCAGGCCATCGTCAAGGGCGAGGTGCCCGAGACGCTGAAGGACAAGCAGCTCTACTCCCTCGACCTCGGCTCGCTCATCGCCGGCAGCCGCTACCGCGGCGACTTCGAAGAGCGCCTGAAGAAGGTCACGAAGGAGATCCGCACCCGCGGCGACATCATCGTCTTCATCGACGAGATCCACACCCTCGTCGGTGCAGGCGCCGCCGAAGGCGCCATCGACGCGGCCTCGATCCTGAAGCCGCTGCTGGCCCGCGGCGAACTGCAGACCATCGGCGCGACCACGATCGACGAGTACCGCAAGCACTTCGAGAAGGATGCTGCGCTCGAGCGCCGCTTCCAGCCCATCCAGGTCGCCGAGCCCTCGCTGCCCCACGCGATCAACATCCTGAAGGGCCTCCGCGACCGCTACGAGGCGCACCACAAGGTCTCCATCACCGACGGCGCGATCGTCGCCGCCGCGAACCTCGCCGACCGCTACGTCTCCGACCGCTTCCTGCCCGACAAGGCCATCGACCTGATCGACGAGGCCGGCGCCCGCCTGCGCCTGTCGATCCTGTCGAGCCCGCCCGAGCTCCGCGAATTCGACGAGAAGATCGCCGTCGTCCGCGCCGCGAAGGAGACCGCGATCGAGGACCAGGACTTCGAGAAGGCCGCCTCGCTCCGCGACGAGGAGAAGAACCTGCTCGGCGAGCGCCTCCGCCTCGAGAAGAAGTGGAAGTCGGGCGACATCGCCACGACCGCCGTCGTCGACGAGGGCCTGATCGCCGAGGTGCTCGCGCAGGCCACAGGCATCCCCGTGTTCAAGCTCACCGAAGAGGAGAGCTCGCGCCTCGTCTTCATGGAGAAGGCGCTGCACGAACGCGTCATCGGCCAGGAGCAGGCGATCTCCGCGCTCGCGCGCACGATCCGCCGCACCCGCGCCGGGCTGAAGGACCCGAAGCGCCCCTCGGGCTCGTTCATCTTCGCCGGCCCCACGGGCGTCGGCAAGACCGAGCTCGCCAAGGCGCTCGCCGAGTTCCTCTTCGACGACGAGGCGGCGATGATCTCGCTCGACATGTCGGAGTACGGCGAGAAGCACACGGTCTCGCGCCTCTTCGGCGCCCCTCCCGGCTTCGTCGGCTTCGAGGAGGGCGGCCAGCTCACCGAGAAGGTGCGGCGCAAGCCGTTCTCGGTCGTGCTCTTCGACGAGATCGAGAAGGCCCACCCCGACATCTTCAACTCGCTGCTGCAGATCCTCGAAGAGGGTCGGCTCACCGACGGTCAGGGTCGCGTCGTCGACTTCAAGAACACCGTCATCATCATGACGACGAACCTCGGCACGAAGGACATCGCCGGCGGCCCCGTCGGCTTCACCGTCGAGGGCGACACGCAGAACGCGTACGAGTCGATGCGCGCCAAGGTCAACGAGGAGCTGAAGAAGAACTTCAAGCCCGAGTTCCTGAACCGCGTCGACGAGATCATCGTGTTCCCGCAGCTCTCCAAGCCCGAGCTGCTGCAGATCGTCGACCTGTTCATCAAGCGCCTCGCCGAGCGGATGCTCGACCGCGACATGACGATCGAGCTGACCACGGCCGCCAAGGAGCGCCTCATCGAGGTCGGCTTCGACCCGACGCTCGGCGCCCGGCCGCTGCGCCGCGCCGTGCAGCACGAGGTCGAAGACCGCCTCTCCGAGAAGATCCTGCACGGGGAGCTGAACTCCGGCGACCACGTGCACGTCGACTTCCAGAACGGCGAGTTCGTCTTCACGACCACGCGCCGCGAACTGCCCGTCGCGGTCGGCGTCAACGCGAACGCCGCGCTCGGCACGGGGCCGGCGACGCCGGACCTCGCCGCATCGGGCGACTGA
- a CDS encoding helix-turn-helix domain-containing protein, with product MTPADAEEGASGIHCRLDELLAERGMTLTRLSELVGVSVVNLSVLKNDRARAIRYSTLRAICDALGCEVGDLLEVDRR from the coding sequence ATGACGCCGGCCGACGCCGAGGAGGGCGCATCCGGCATCCACTGCCGGCTCGACGAACTGCTCGCCGAACGAGGCATGACGCTCACGCGCCTCAGCGAACTCGTCGGCGTGAGCGTCGTGAACCTCAGCGTGCTGAAGAACGACCGGGCGCGCGCCATCCGCTACTCGACGCTCAGGGCGATCTGCGACGCCCTCGGCTGCGAGGTCGGCGACCTCCTCGAAGTCGACCGGCGCTAG
- a CDS encoding DUF6609 family protein — MDLFADMAEIFPLMRGGGGFLVAIGLGILVGTFGGRRWRIVWLIAGAALGIVIMAVGGATKLIFAGLPYPPIWQWVVLGVAFLVEGYLVSVVVRKQPDMDSRGFWMWMLFAVGVHFLILGVSHGPVCAALAIVCMANALIGLRATGVDFRVFWAIDGVLKILAGAGMLWLSYR, encoded by the coding sequence GTGGATCTCTTCGCCGACATGGCCGAAATCTTCCCCCTGATGCGCGGCGGCGGCGGTTTCCTCGTCGCGATCGGACTCGGGATCCTCGTCGGCACCTTCGGCGGGCGCAGGTGGCGCATCGTCTGGCTCATCGCCGGCGCCGCGCTCGGCATCGTCATCATGGCCGTCGGCGGGGCGACGAAGCTCATCTTCGCCGGGCTGCCGTACCCGCCGATCTGGCAGTGGGTCGTGCTCGGCGTCGCGTTCCTCGTCGAGGGCTATCTCGTGAGCGTCGTCGTGCGGAAGCAGCCCGACATGGACTCGCGCGGGTTCTGGATGTGGATGCTCTTCGCCGTCGGCGTCCACTTCCTCATCCTCGGCGTCTCGCACGGGCCCGTCTGCGCCGCGCTCGCGATCGTGTGCATGGCCAACGCCCTCATCGGGCTGCGTGCGACGGGCGTCGATTTCCGCGTGTTCTGGGCGATCGACGGCGTGCTGAAGATCCTCGCCGGAGCCGGGATGCTCTGGCTCAGCTACCGCTGA